One region of bacterium genomic DNA includes:
- a CDS encoding M55 family metallopeptidase produces the protein MKVYIMTDMEGAGGVINRSHVFSDQPGYPQARHWLTMDVNAAVEGAIAGGATEVLVLDGHGGNGACNFLYDELHPGAQYIQGAPYTQFPQGMDDSFDGLFFVGAHAMAGTPGAILEHTMSSMSWVEMRINGVPTGEIGLFAAAAGMYGVPFVMVSGDDKACREAASISPEIECAVVKEGISRHCAKLLPPAKVRDLIKEKAGLAMGKLKSVQPVKIEGPVEVHIRYFRNDLVEPIREREGVRKVDPQSVIYSGRDLLDAWNKVVGG, from the coding sequence ATGAAGGTTTATATAATGACCGACATGGAAGGAGCAGGCGGAGTTATCAACCGCAGCCATGTATTTTCAGATCAGCCCGGATATCCGCAGGCCAGGCATTGGCTGACTATGGACGTAAACGCCGCCGTCGAAGGCGCTATAGCAGGTGGAGCGACGGAAGTGCTCGTGCTCGATGGTCATGGCGGCAACGGCGCTTGTAACTTTTTATATGATGAACTCCACCCAGGTGCGCAATATATCCAGGGCGCGCCATACACACAATTCCCGCAGGGTATGGATGACAGTTTCGACGGTCTCTTCTTTGTCGGTGCTCATGCGATGGCAGGAACACCGGGAGCCATCCTCGAGCATACAATGTCGTCTATGTCCTGGGTCGAGATGCGCATAAACGGAGTGCCGACAGGTGAGATTGGTCTGTTCGCCGCTGCAGCCGGGATGTATGGTGTGCCGTTTGTGATGGTGAGCGGTGATGACAAGGCCTGCCGTGAAGCTGCTTCTATCAGCCCGGAGATTGAATGCGCCGTCGTCAAAGAAGGTATCAGCCGCCACTGCGCAAAACTCCTGCCGCCCGCGAAAGTTCGAGATTTGATTAAAGAAAAAGCCGGACTTGCGATGGGAAAGCTCAAGTCTGTTCAGCCGGTCAAGATCGAGGGACCCGTAGAGGTCCATATCCGCTACTTTAGAAATGATCTTGTTGAACCCATCCGCGAGCGCGAAGGGGTGCGCAAGGTTGATCCGCAGTCAGTTATCTATTCGGGTAGGGACCTTCTGGATGCATGGAACAAGGTCGTTGGCGGGTAA